In one window of Temnothorax longispinosus isolate EJ_2023e chromosome 9, Tlon_JGU_v1, whole genome shotgun sequence DNA:
- the LOC139819727 gene encoding RNA-binding protein squid-like isoform X2 produces MKKYEKCISRLGDKSYLIKLFVGGLSWETTDKELREHFSTYGDIESINVKTDPNTGRSRGFAFIVFAKAEALDKIMSAGDHVINNKKVDPKKAKARHGKIFVGGLSTELSDDDIKNFFSQFGNIVEVEMPFDKTKNQRKGFCFITFESEQVVNELLKTPKQTINGKAVDVKKATPKLDGMGGMRGGMMGRGRGARGGRGRGFGGQGGWGQGYGGGYGGGYGQGGYGGGYDGYGGYDYYGGGYGGYGGYDYSGYGDGYGYGGGNYEGGYAGGRGGVRGKGTLPHYYRSLHSSNHHSIKPRSS; encoded by the exons aaaattatttgtcgGTGGCTTGAGCTGGGAAACTACTGACA AGGAATTACGAGAACACTTTAGCACATATGGCGACATTGAGAGTATTAATGTCAAAACAGATCCTAATACGGGAAGATCGAGAGGATTTGCCTTTATTGTCTTCGCCAAAGCCGAAGCTCTCGATAag ATTATGTCAGCTGGCGATCATGTCATCAACAACAAAAAAGTCGATCCTAAGAAAGCGAAAGCTAGGCATGGAAAGATCTTCGTCGGTGGTCTCTCAACAGAACTATCCGATGACGATatcaaaaatttcttctcaCAATTTGGAAAT ATTGTCGAAGTAGAGATGCCGTTTGATAAGACAAAGAACCAAAGGAAAGGTTTCTGCTTTATTACGTTTGAATCTGAGCAAGTTGTCAATGAACTTCTTAAAACACCCAAACAGACCATCAATGGAAAAGCT GTGGATGTAAAAAAGGCGACTCCTAAATTGGATGGCATGGGTGGAATGCGTGGCGGAATGATGGGCCGAGGTAGAGGAGCCCGTGGCGGTCGGGGTCGCGGATTCGGAGGACAAGGTGGTTGGGGACAGGGCTACGGAGGCGGTTATGGCGGTGGCTACGGCCAAGGCGGCTACGGCGGTGGGTACGACGGTTACGGGGGATACGATTACTACGGCGGCGGTTACGGCGGTTACGGTGGTTATGATTACAGCGGATATGGTG ATGGCTATGGCTATGGCGGTGGTAATTACGAAGGTGGCTACGCGGGCGGGCGCGGTGGTGTACGCGGTAAAG gTACTCTTCCTCACTACTACCGATCTCTTCATTCGTCCAATCATCATTCCATTAAGCCGCGCTCCTCCTAG
- the LOC139819727 gene encoding heterogeneous nuclear ribonucleoprotein D0-like isoform X4, with protein MSAGDHVINNKKVDPKKAKARHGKIFVGGLSTELSDDDIKNFFSQFGNIVEVEMPFDKTKNQRKGFCFITFESEQVVNELLKTPKQTINGKAVDVKKATPKLDGMGGMRGGMMGRGRGARGGRGRGFGGQGGWGQGYGGGYGGGYGQGGYGGGYDGYGGYDYYGGGYGGYGGYDYSGYGDGYGYGGGNYEGGYAGGRGGVRGKGGSGYGGKQRGGGGGGGRQNQRHQPY; from the exons ATGTCAGCTGGCGATCATGTCATCAACAACAAAAAAGTCGATCCTAAGAAAGCGAAAGCTAGGCATGGAAAGATCTTCGTCGGTGGTCTCTCAACAGAACTATCCGATGACGATatcaaaaatttcttctcaCAATTTGGAAAT ATTGTCGAAGTAGAGATGCCGTTTGATAAGACAAAGAACCAAAGGAAAGGTTTCTGCTTTATTACGTTTGAATCTGAGCAAGTTGTCAATGAACTTCTTAAAACACCCAAACAGACCATCAATGGAAAAGCT GTGGATGTAAAAAAGGCGACTCCTAAATTGGATGGCATGGGTGGAATGCGTGGCGGAATGATGGGCCGAGGTAGAGGAGCCCGTGGCGGTCGGGGTCGCGGATTCGGAGGACAAGGTGGTTGGGGACAGGGCTACGGAGGCGGTTATGGCGGTGGCTACGGCCAAGGCGGCTACGGCGGTGGGTACGACGGTTACGGGGGATACGATTACTACGGCGGCGGTTACGGCGGTTACGGTGGTTATGATTACAGCGGATATGGTG ATGGCTATGGCTATGGCGGTGGTAATTACGAAGGTGGCTACGCGGGCGGGCGCGGTGGTGTACGCGGTAAAG GTGGCTCAGGCTATGGCGGCAAgcaaagaggaggaggaggaggtggtgGTCGCCAAAATCAGAGGCACCAGCCGTACTAA
- the LOC139819727 gene encoding RNA-binding protein squid-like isoform X1, with product MKKYEKCISRLGDKSYLIKLFVGGLSWETTDKELREHFSTYGDIESINVKTDPNTGRSRGFAFIVFAKAEALDKIMSAGDHVINNKKVDPKKAKARHGKIFVGGLSTELSDDDIKNFFSQFGNIVEVEMPFDKTKNQRKGFCFITFESEQVVNELLKTPKQTINGKAVDVKKATPKLDGMGGMRGGMMGRGRGARGGRGRGFGGQGGWGQGYGGGYGGGYGQGGYGGGYDGYGGYDYYGGGYGGYGGYDYSGYGDGYGYGGGNYEGGYAGGRGGVRGKGGSGYGGKQRGGGGGGGRQNQRHQPY from the exons aaaattatttgtcgGTGGCTTGAGCTGGGAAACTACTGACA AGGAATTACGAGAACACTTTAGCACATATGGCGACATTGAGAGTATTAATGTCAAAACAGATCCTAATACGGGAAGATCGAGAGGATTTGCCTTTATTGTCTTCGCCAAAGCCGAAGCTCTCGATAag ATTATGTCAGCTGGCGATCATGTCATCAACAACAAAAAAGTCGATCCTAAGAAAGCGAAAGCTAGGCATGGAAAGATCTTCGTCGGTGGTCTCTCAACAGAACTATCCGATGACGATatcaaaaatttcttctcaCAATTTGGAAAT ATTGTCGAAGTAGAGATGCCGTTTGATAAGACAAAGAACCAAAGGAAAGGTTTCTGCTTTATTACGTTTGAATCTGAGCAAGTTGTCAATGAACTTCTTAAAACACCCAAACAGACCATCAATGGAAAAGCT GTGGATGTAAAAAAGGCGACTCCTAAATTGGATGGCATGGGTGGAATGCGTGGCGGAATGATGGGCCGAGGTAGAGGAGCCCGTGGCGGTCGGGGTCGCGGATTCGGAGGACAAGGTGGTTGGGGACAGGGCTACGGAGGCGGTTATGGCGGTGGCTACGGCCAAGGCGGCTACGGCGGTGGGTACGACGGTTACGGGGGATACGATTACTACGGCGGCGGTTACGGCGGTTACGGTGGTTATGATTACAGCGGATATGGTG ATGGCTATGGCTATGGCGGTGGTAATTACGAAGGTGGCTACGCGGGCGGGCGCGGTGGTGTACGCGGTAAAG GTGGCTCAGGCTATGGCGGCAAgcaaagaggaggaggaggaggtggtgGTCGCCAAAATCAGAGGCACCAGCCGTACTAA
- the LOC139819727 gene encoding RNA-binding protein squid-like isoform X3: protein MKKYEKCISRLGDKSYLIKLFVGGLSWETTDKELREHFSTYGDIESINVKTDPNTGRSRGFAFIVFAKAEALDKIMSAGDHVINNKKVDPKKAKARHGKIFVGGLSTELSDDDIKNFFSQFGNIVEVEMPFDKTKNQRKGFCFITFESEQVVNELLKTPKQTINGKAVDVKKATPKLDGMGGMRGGMMGRGRGARGGRGRGFGGQGGWGQGYGGGYGGGYGQGGYGGGYDGYGGYDYYGGGYGGYGGYDYSGYGGGSGYGGKQRGGGGGGGRQNQRHQPY, encoded by the exons aaaattatttgtcgGTGGCTTGAGCTGGGAAACTACTGACA AGGAATTACGAGAACACTTTAGCACATATGGCGACATTGAGAGTATTAATGTCAAAACAGATCCTAATACGGGAAGATCGAGAGGATTTGCCTTTATTGTCTTCGCCAAAGCCGAAGCTCTCGATAag ATTATGTCAGCTGGCGATCATGTCATCAACAACAAAAAAGTCGATCCTAAGAAAGCGAAAGCTAGGCATGGAAAGATCTTCGTCGGTGGTCTCTCAACAGAACTATCCGATGACGATatcaaaaatttcttctcaCAATTTGGAAAT ATTGTCGAAGTAGAGATGCCGTTTGATAAGACAAAGAACCAAAGGAAAGGTTTCTGCTTTATTACGTTTGAATCTGAGCAAGTTGTCAATGAACTTCTTAAAACACCCAAACAGACCATCAATGGAAAAGCT GTGGATGTAAAAAAGGCGACTCCTAAATTGGATGGCATGGGTGGAATGCGTGGCGGAATGATGGGCCGAGGTAGAGGAGCCCGTGGCGGTCGGGGTCGCGGATTCGGAGGACAAGGTGGTTGGGGACAGGGCTACGGAGGCGGTTATGGCGGTGGCTACGGCCAAGGCGGCTACGGCGGTGGGTACGACGGTTACGGGGGATACGATTACTACGGCGGCGGTTACGGCGGTTACGGTGGTTATGATTACAGCGGATATGGTG GTGGCTCAGGCTATGGCGGCAAgcaaagaggaggaggaggaggtggtgGTCGCCAAAATCAGAGGCACCAGCCGTACTAA